A section of the Pediococcus inopinatus genome encodes:
- the pgsA gene encoding CDP-diacylglycerol--glycerol-3-phosphate 3-phosphatidyltransferase — MNLPNKLTVFRIILIPIFIIIMVMPFTWGTVTWVGTSIAITKVVGAIIFAVASLTDLADGKIARKRHLVTNFGKFADPLADKMLVMSAFIILVSFAKVPAWVAAIIVCRELAVTGLRLLIVENDGQVMAAAMPGKIKTTSQMIAIILLILNNVLFAALSIPMAAIMLYICLFFTIYSGIDYFVQNRNVFSDGFN; from the coding sequence TTGAATTTACCAAATAAATTAACAGTATTTCGGATTATTTTAATTCCAATTTTTATTATTATTATGGTTATGCCATTTACCTGGGGGACAGTCACCTGGGTTGGGACATCGATTGCCATTACAAAGGTCGTTGGGGCAATTATATTTGCTGTGGCGTCTTTGACTGATTTGGCTGATGGAAAAATTGCCCGTAAGAGGCATTTAGTAACTAATTTCGGAAAATTTGCGGATCCATTGGCAGATAAAATGTTAGTTATGTCGGCTTTTATTATTTTAGTTTCGTTTGCTAAAGTACCAGCATGGGTAGCTGCTATTATTGTCTGCCGCGAGTTGGCAGTTACAGGTCTAAGGTTATTGATTGTCGAAAATGATGGCCAAGTGATGGCTGCTGCCATGCCTGGAAAAATAAAAACAACTTCGCAAATGATTGCCATTATTTTATTAATTTTAAATAATGTGTTGTTTGCCGCATTAAGCATTCCCATGGCTGCAATTATGCTTTACATTTGTTTATTTTTTACAATTTATTCAGGAATCGATTATTTCGTACAAAATCGGAATGTTTTTTCAGACGGATTTAACTAA
- a CDS encoding helix-turn-helix domain-containing protein produces the protein MSEKQNKEIGKRLQDARMDQGLTIDYIQEKTKIQKRYLMAIEAGQMNDLPGDYYVQSFVSQYANVVGLDSHQLLAGELQETTGDGQRRNPTPIGPLPSRTTQHKQVVKESEFSRRYGKYAAYVPTVVVIVIVVLVLGTIWGMSHSGNTAQPHLTSSKVSVTNDASSSKKKESSSSESSNSSSKEKAQKITQVGTSTTEYDLKNAPSDGSSLSITAGTSNAWVSVSSDGTQSWAATLPTGTSHTVKIAKGISKVSISLGNAPQTTVKVNGKSFNFNPQNDTTQTKTITLNIKD, from the coding sequence ATGAGTGAGAAACAAAATAAAGAGATCGGAAAAAGGCTTCAGGACGCAAGAATGGATCAAGGCTTAACAATTGATTATATTCAAGAGAAAACCAAGATTCAAAAGCGTTACTTGATGGCCATTGAGGCCGGTCAAATGAATGATCTGCCAGGAGATTATTACGTGCAATCGTTTGTTAGCCAATATGCAAATGTGGTTGGGCTTGATTCCCACCAATTGCTGGCTGGCGAGCTACAAGAAACTACTGGTGATGGCCAGCGAAGAAACCCAACGCCTATTGGACCTTTGCCTTCTAGGACAACCCAACACAAACAAGTTGTAAAAGAAAGCGAGTTTTCCAGACGGTACGGAAAGTACGCAGCCTATGTGCCGACTGTAGTAGTTATTGTCATTGTGGTTTTAGTTTTAGGAACTATCTGGGGGATGAGCCATTCAGGAAATACAGCTCAACCACATCTCACAAGTAGCAAGGTGAGTGTTACAAATGATGCAAGCAGTTCAAAAAAGAAAGAATCAAGTTCTAGTGAATCTTCCAATTCGTCATCTAAAGAAAAAGCTCAAAAAATCACTCAGGTTGGGACTTCAACAACAGAATATGATTTAAAAAATGCCCCTTCTGATGGATCAAGTTTGAGCATTACGGCGGGAACAAGTAATGCGTGGGTCTCGGTTTCAAGTGATGGCACACAGAGTTGGGCTGCTACTTTACCAACAGGGACTTCACACACTGTGAAGATTGCTAAGGGTATTTCTAAGGTTTCGATTAGCCTAGGAAACGCGCCACAAACCACCGTTAAAGTGAATGGCAAGAGTTTCAACTTTAATCCTCAAAATGATACTACCCAAACAAAAACAATCACCTTAAATATTAAGGATTAA
- the ymfI gene encoding elongation factor P 5-aminopentanone reductase, with translation MKHALIVGASGDIGIETAKQLAAQGWSLYLHYNQQNEKITELITKLHAKYPKQDFLSFSFDMSTATNLDKFLENIFELDTIIFAQGTTTYKLLVQTTKEEIQHLWSMQVAVPIEIIKALQEKLAKSTHGRIIFVGSVYGAVGSAMEVSYSMVKGAQTAFANAYAKEVASLGITVNVVAPGAVDTHMNQFLAKNERQAITDDIPTGKFATPADIAFWIVQLTNQDAGYMTGQTIYVDGGWLK, from the coding sequence ATGAAACATGCTTTAATTGTAGGAGCTTCTGGCGATATTGGTATTGAGACTGCAAAACAGTTGGCTGCTCAAGGGTGGTCGTTATATTTACACTATAATCAGCAAAACGAAAAAATTACCGAATTGATTACAAAGTTACACGCCAAGTATCCAAAACAAGATTTTTTAAGTTTTTCTTTTGATATGAGTACGGCTACAAATCTGGACAAATTTTTGGAAAACATCTTTGAGTTGGATACAATTATTTTTGCGCAAGGGACCACGACTTACAAACTATTAGTCCAAACAACCAAGGAAGAAATTCAACATTTATGGAGTATGCAAGTTGCTGTACCAATCGAAATCATCAAAGCGTTACAAGAAAAACTGGCTAAATCGACCCATGGGAGAATCATATTTGTTGGTTCTGTTTATGGAGCTGTAGGGAGTGCGATGGAAGTTAGTTATAGTATGGTTAAAGGTGCACAAACTGCTTTTGCCAACGCTTATGCGAAAGAGGTGGCTTCTCTTGGTATTACAGTAAATGTGGTAGCACCTGGAGCGGTGGACACGCATATGAATCAATTTTTAGCGAAGAATGAACGCCAAGCAATTACGGATGATATACCAACTGGAAAATTCGCCACACCAGCTGATATTGCATTTTGGATTGTTCAATTAACAAATCAAGATGCTGGTTACATGACGGGTCAAACCATTTATGTAGATGGTGGCTGGTTAAAGTAA
- the yfmH gene encoding EF-P 5-aminopentanol modification-associated protein YfmH yields MRKQTYKQFGENLYTETLSNGLTVNLLPKKGFHKTYAVFTTNFGSIDRTFIPQGKTEYVTQPDGIAHFLEHKMFDKKGYDAFDLFGKYGADSNAFTSFTRTSYLFSATQNIKENLEILLNFVQEPYFTDKSVEKEKGIIGQEIQMYDDDPDWKLYMGILNNLYPKHPVHIDIAGTVDSIAKITTEDLYLAYKTFYHPANMDLFIVGNIDPQETLNWVIQNQNTKTFPQFKTPNAKLPLEDPNGKDIIKHAEVQMAVNRPKSIVGLKGLDPVPAGRAGLAYKLKVNLLLYLLFGESSQQYLKLYDSGVIDDTFSYEFDLARSFHYVSFSGDTDHPDQFNDQIENILTNAQQILPTLTDQFELAKKEMMGRLVARMDSVEAIANGYEGQLFDQATVFDQETIYEQITLTDLEQVAKDLFNAKGLSTFQIMPMGVKP; encoded by the coding sequence ATGCGTAAACAAACATATAAGCAATTTGGCGAAAATCTTTACACAGAAACTCTAAGCAATGGGTTAACAGTTAACCTCTTACCTAAAAAAGGATTTCATAAAACTTATGCTGTTTTTACCACCAATTTTGGCTCAATTGATCGAACCTTCATTCCCCAGGGTAAAACTGAGTATGTCACGCAGCCTGATGGGATTGCCCATTTTTTGGAACACAAAATGTTTGATAAAAAAGGATACGATGCTTTTGACCTGTTTGGAAAATATGGTGCGGATTCAAATGCATTCACAAGTTTTACAAGAACTAGTTATTTATTTTCTGCAACACAAAACATCAAGGAAAATTTAGAAATTTTGCTTAACTTTGTGCAAGAACCATACTTTACAGACAAGTCTGTTGAAAAAGAAAAGGGAATTATTGGACAAGAAATTCAAATGTATGATGATGATCCGGATTGGAAATTATACATGGGGATATTAAATAACCTTTATCCTAAGCATCCGGTTCATATTGATATTGCTGGAACTGTAGATTCAATTGCTAAAATCACGACTGAAGATCTGTATCTGGCGTACAAAACGTTTTATCATCCAGCAAACATGGATTTATTTATCGTCGGCAATATTGATCCTCAAGAGACACTTAACTGGGTTATTCAAAATCAAAACACGAAAACTTTCCCACAGTTTAAAACGCCTAATGCCAAGCTTCCGTTGGAGGATCCAAATGGTAAGGACATTATTAAGCATGCAGAAGTCCAAATGGCTGTTAATCGCCCAAAAAGTATTGTGGGTCTTAAAGGTTTGGATCCAGTCCCTGCAGGACGAGCTGGATTAGCATATAAATTGAAGGTAAATTTATTACTTTACTTATTATTTGGCGAATCTTCTCAACAATATTTAAAGTTATATGATTCAGGCGTCATTGATGATACTTTTTCATATGAATTTGATCTTGCCCGGTCATTTCACTATGTTAGCTTTAGTGGTGATACCGACCATCCAGATCAATTTAATGACCAGATTGAAAACATTTTGACGAACGCACAACAAATATTGCCAACATTAACGGATCAGTTTGAACTTGCAAAAAAGGAAATGATGGGACGTTTAGTGGCACGTATGGACTCAGTTGAAGCAATCGCAAATGGATATGAAGGACAATTGTTTGATCAGGCGACTGTGTTTGATCAAGAAACCATTTACGAGCAGATCACATTGACAGATCTAGAACAAGTCGCCAAAGATCTGTTTAATGCAAAAGGATTGAGTACCTTCCAAATTATGCCAATGGGAGTGAAACCATGA
- the yfmF gene encoding EF-P 5-aminopentanol modification-associated protein YfmF: MRIQIKQGIALTVIPVSQFKNTQISVHFLENATKQQTSYRSLLANILETSSKKYVTQILVSQALSKLYGAGFGTTVMRKQNIHDLTFSLSLPNDHFLNSSEDLLSEGIQFLQEMIFNPLAKAGNFHDQTFQRQQANLIAYIKALRDDKQSYAALQLQKLVFNEDEVQRVPAFGDVESLAKIENHELYDYYQSVLAQDRVEIYVVGNVNAEQVADQIRQWPLAERTSNLVGLTTIKQPMRTFQTRSENQNVVQAKLDLAYQFPTDFRNKNYYAGIVFNALFGGSPLSKLFMNVREKASLAYYANSSVDVFNGLMVVQAGINAKDKEQVLTIIAEQLTDMQNGEFSDEQLGQIKKGLVSNYVSSLDLERVYASRELTNDLVGSQVSAEDWEEQIQKVSREAIMKVAKQVSLQAVYFLSSGVKIHA, translated from the coding sequence GTGCGAATACAAATCAAACAAGGAATTGCGTTAACGGTTATTCCGGTATCTCAATTCAAGAATACCCAAATATCGGTTCATTTTTTAGAAAATGCAACAAAACAGCAAACTAGTTATCGTTCATTATTAGCCAATATTTTAGAGACTAGTTCCAAGAAATATGTGACACAGATCTTAGTATCCCAAGCATTATCAAAGCTTTATGGGGCTGGGTTTGGAACAACCGTGATGCGAAAACAAAATATTCATGATCTTACTTTTTCATTATCGCTGCCAAATGATCATTTTTTGAATTCATCGGAAGACCTGCTATCAGAAGGAATTCAATTTTTGCAGGAGATGATTTTTAATCCATTGGCAAAAGCTGGTAACTTTCATGATCAAACTTTTCAAAGACAGCAAGCTAATTTAATCGCGTATATTAAAGCGCTTCGAGATGATAAACAGTCATACGCTGCACTTCAGTTACAAAAATTAGTTTTTAATGAGGATGAAGTTCAACGGGTGCCTGCTTTTGGCGATGTTGAAAGCCTAGCAAAAATAGAAAATCATGAATTATATGACTATTATCAATCAGTCTTAGCACAAGATCGGGTTGAAATATATGTAGTCGGAAATGTGAATGCCGAGCAAGTTGCCGATCAAATTCGTCAATGGCCATTAGCAGAGCGAACATCTAATTTGGTTGGGTTAACAACGATTAAACAACCTATGAGAACTTTTCAAACGCGGAGTGAAAATCAAAACGTTGTTCAAGCAAAATTAGATTTAGCGTATCAATTTCCAACCGATTTTCGAAATAAAAATTATTACGCTGGAATCGTTTTTAATGCGTTGTTTGGTGGCTCCCCGTTATCAAAACTATTTATGAATGTCCGTGAAAAAGCTAGTTTGGCATATTATGCAAATAGTAGTGTGGATGTATTTAATGGCTTAATGGTGGTGCAAGCAGGAATTAATGCCAAAGACAAAGAACAGGTTCTGACGATTATTGCTGAACAATTAACCGACATGCAAAATGGTGAGTTTAGCGATGAACAACTTGGACAAATTAAAAAAGGTTTAGTTTCAAATTACGTTTCTTCGTTGGATTTAGAACGTGTTTATGCGAGTCGAGAACTTACCAACGATCTGGTCGGTAGTCAAGTTTCTGCTGAGGACTGGGAAGAACAAATCCAAAAAGTGTCACGGGAAGCGATTATGAAAGTTGCTAAGCAAGTTAGTTTACAGGCCGTTTATTTCTTGAGTTCGGGGGTAAAAATACATGCGTAA
- a CDS encoding amino acid ABC transporter substrate-binding protein — translation MKKKLRLVFLMMAVCLVLLPSLSGCENATKRANTTDYWQTIKKRGKVVVGLDDSFVPMGFREKNGKLTGYDIDLAKAVFKLYGIKVDFQSIDWSMNTTELRNRTIDLIWNGFTVTPARAKVVSFSHTYLANQQVLVSKRNQNITSFQKMTGKILGVQSGSSGAEDVEKEPQLLKNKIKNKTPILYDSFNDAFIDLGANRIQGLLIDDVYAGYYIKKESNPNSYREIQGDFPKEQFAVGIRKGDVTLRKKINHGLYVLYKNGTLKKINEKWFGNTAPVEKQPKS, via the coding sequence ATGAAAAAAAAGTTAAGATTAGTTTTTCTCATGATGGCAGTTTGCCTGGTTTTACTTCCTAGTTTGAGCGGCTGTGAAAATGCAACAAAACGCGCAAATACTACTGATTATTGGCAAACAATTAAAAAACGTGGGAAAGTTGTTGTCGGGCTGGATGACAGCTTTGTACCAATGGGCTTCCGTGAAAAGAATGGTAAGTTAACGGGCTATGATATTGATCTAGCTAAAGCAGTATTTAAGCTATACGGAATCAAAGTGGATTTTCAAAGTATTGATTGGTCTATGAACACGACTGAGTTACGCAATCGAACAATTGATTTGATTTGGAATGGGTTCACAGTCACCCCAGCACGCGCCAAAGTTGTTAGCTTTAGTCACACGTATTTAGCTAATCAACAAGTCCTAGTCAGCAAACGCAATCAAAATATTACGAGTTTTCAAAAAATGACTGGGAAGATCTTAGGGGTTCAAAGTGGTTCTTCAGGTGCAGAGGACGTAGAAAAAGAACCCCAGTTGCTTAAAAATAAGATTAAAAACAAAACGCCCATTTTATATGACTCGTTTAACGATGCGTTTATTGATTTAGGAGCGAACCGAATTCAAGGATTACTGATTGATGATGTTTATGCGGGTTATTATATCAAGAAAGAGAGTAATCCAAATAGTTATCGAGAAATTCAAGGTGATTTTCCAAAGGAACAATTTGCGGTGGGTATTCGCAAAGGGGATGTTACCTTACGGAAGAAAATTAATCATGGATTGTATGTGCTGTATAAAAATGGAACTTTGAAAAAAATTAACGAAAAATGGTTTGGTAATACTGCTCCAGTTGAAAAACAGCCAAAAAGTTAA
- a CDS encoding amino acid ABC transporter ATP-binding protein: MLKINDLTKTFNGRVIIDKLSFEVPDSEILTIVGPSGAGKTTLLRCISGLEKIDSGSFYINDQKFDPYENSGNESVIGVVFQDFQLFPNLTVMDNVTLAPQMVLKKNVVTAKKEAEASLARLQLDSKENLYPYQLSGGQKQRVAIARALAMHPQILCYDEPTSALDPELRGEVSEIIKGLKRDGMTQIVVTHDMDFANEVADKQLHVSPIK, translated from the coding sequence ATGTTGAAAATTAATGATTTAACCAAAACATTTAATGGACGAGTTATTATTGATAAGCTATCTTTTGAAGTTCCAGATAGTGAAATCCTAACCATCGTAGGGCCTTCTGGAGCTGGTAAAACAACTTTGCTCCGTTGTATAAGTGGACTAGAAAAGATCGATAGTGGGAGTTTTTATATCAATGACCAAAAGTTTGATCCTTATGAAAATAGCGGGAATGAGAGTGTGATCGGCGTCGTTTTTCAGGATTTTCAATTATTCCCTAATCTAACGGTTATGGATAATGTAACATTGGCGCCGCAAATGGTTTTGAAAAAAAACGTGGTAACTGCAAAAAAAGAAGCTGAAGCTAGTCTTGCGAGGTTGCAACTAGATAGTAAGGAAAATCTTTATCCTTATCAATTGTCTGGTGGTCAAAAGCAGCGGGTAGCAATTGCGAGAGCTTTAGCGATGCACCCTCAAATCCTTTGCTATGACGAGCCTACCTCCGCGTTGGATCCTGAATTACGTGGTGAAGTTAGTGAAATTATTAAAGGCTTAAAACGGGATGGCATGACCCAGATTGTGGTTACCCATGATATGGATTTTGCTAATGAAGTTGCTGATAAGCAGTTACACGTATCACCTATCAAATAA
- a CDS encoding amino acid ABC transporter permease, giving the protein MFSLNYISQILPSLLSGTTMTLKIFCWTLIGALPIGMIFGLGLVSKIRPIRYILNFYVWLMRGTPLLLQLIFVFYGLPIVGIVFQRYDAALFAFILNYSAYFAEIFRGGLQSVDRGQYEAAKVLRLSYWQTIRKIVIPQVAKIVLPSIGNEVINLVKDSSLVYVIGIGDLLRAGNVASSRDVTLVPLLLVGIIYLLLTAVCTYILRRVEKHYAYWR; this is encoded by the coding sequence ATGTTTTCGTTAAATTATATATCACAAATATTACCATCCTTATTATCAGGGACTACCATGACATTGAAGATCTTTTGTTGGACTTTAATCGGAGCATTACCAATCGGAATGATTTTTGGATTAGGGCTAGTTTCCAAAATTCGACCGATAAGATATATTTTGAACTTTTACGTTTGGTTGATGCGAGGGACCCCTTTATTATTGCAGTTAATTTTTGTTTTTTATGGATTACCAATCGTGGGGATTGTTTTTCAAAGATATGATGCAGCGCTATTTGCTTTTATTCTTAACTATTCAGCCTATTTTGCAGAAATCTTTCGTGGTGGTCTTCAGTCGGTTGATCGAGGGCAATACGAGGCAGCAAAGGTATTACGATTATCTTATTGGCAAACGATTCGGAAAATTGTTATTCCTCAAGTAGCCAAGATTGTCTTACCATCTATCGGAAACGAAGTTATTAATTTGGTTAAGGATTCTTCATTAGTCTACGTCATTGGTATTGGGGATCTATTGCGAGCCGGAAATGTCGCTTCATCTCGAGATGTAACCTTAGTTCCACTCCTGTTGGTTGGAATTATTTATCTACTGTTAACAGCCGTTTGTACTTATATCTTACGACGAGTCGAAAAACACTATGCTTATTGGCGCTAG
- a CDS encoding ISNCY family transposase — MRKVVLTVKEDHKYQVIQQVVNERKNRCRASIELNLSLRQIDRLIIKYRTKGKSSFVHGNTGKKPQNKISTKQINRIIKLYETDYQGFNISHFYEFLLSREGIQVSESTLRRILRTHRVLSPKANHNTKRQIRKELKLKEQRQALSKRDEKTLQVVEPVEAIKAHPSRARKKFAGELIQMDASVELWFGNTKTYLHAAIDDYSGAIVGAYFDTEETLNAYYQVMAQILTSFGIPYEILTDRRTVFNSNKKADSPTKENPLTQFGYACKSLGTKLSVTSIPQTKGRIERLFETLQSRLLNELKLANTTTIEQANDFLNPFVKEFNQKFALPIKINTSGFDKQLTSSEIDQILITTRERSISSGHTVKLNNQEYQLFESDKLVCLKPRTKVLIVKTLTGKLYATTDADQIFDLHPLADHDLVSPAFEVIIEKPSNMAPKNKKPKASMNHPWRRANYRDYLRTIGYSEKGANHMAYEI, encoded by the coding sequence ATGAGAAAGGTTGTTTTAACAGTGAAAGAAGACCACAAATATCAAGTAATTCAGCAAGTAGTTAATGAACGAAAGAATCGTTGTCGAGCTAGTATTGAATTAAATCTATCATTACGACAAATTGATCGATTAATAATCAAATATCGAACTAAGGGTAAATCTAGCTTTGTGCATGGCAATACTGGCAAAAAGCCACAGAATAAGATCTCAACCAAACAAATCAATCGAATTATTAAGCTGTATGAAACTGATTACCAAGGCTTCAATATTTCCCATTTCTATGAGTTTTTATTAAGTAGAGAAGGTATTCAAGTTTCTGAATCAACTTTACGACGAATACTTAGAACCCATCGGGTTCTGTCACCCAAAGCTAATCACAATACCAAAAGACAAATACGCAAAGAATTAAAGCTCAAGGAACAACGGCAGGCTTTGTCTAAACGTGACGAAAAGACCTTACAAGTTGTTGAACCAGTGGAAGCAATAAAGGCTCATCCGTCACGTGCTAGGAAAAAATTTGCCGGTGAACTTATTCAGATGGATGCCTCGGTTGAGCTCTGGTTCGGCAATACAAAGACTTATCTACATGCCGCGATTGATGATTATAGTGGTGCGATTGTTGGCGCCTACTTTGATACCGAAGAAACGTTAAACGCTTATTATCAAGTTATGGCTCAAATATTGACTTCTTTTGGAATCCCGTATGAGATTTTAACAGACCGAAGAACGGTTTTTAACTCAAACAAAAAAGCAGATTCTCCAACGAAGGAAAACCCACTCACTCAATTCGGTTATGCGTGTAAGTCACTGGGAACCAAACTCTCAGTGACTAGCATACCGCAAACCAAAGGCAGAATTGAACGCCTTTTTGAAACACTACAAAGCCGACTTTTAAATGAACTTAAACTAGCAAATACAACGACAATTGAGCAAGCTAACGACTTCCTCAACCCATTTGTAAAAGAATTCAATCAAAAGTTTGCTTTACCTATTAAAATTAACACGAGTGGCTTTGACAAACAACTTACATCTTCAGAAATTGATCAGATTTTAATCACAACTCGAGAGCGCTCAATTTCATCTGGTCACACGGTCAAATTAAATAATCAGGAATATCAATTATTTGAATCAGATAAGCTAGTTTGTTTAAAACCACGAACTAAGGTCTTAATCGTTAAAACTTTAACTGGTAAGCTTTACGCTACTACAGATGCAGATCAAATATTTGATTTACATCCGCTTGCAGATCATGACTTAGTTTCGCCAGCTTTCGAGGTTATTATTGAAAAACCATCTAATATGGCCCCAAAGAACAAGAAGCCCAAGGCTTCTATGAACCACCCATGGAGGAGAGCCAATTATCGCGACTATTTGCGTACAATTGGGTATTCCGAAAAAGGAGCAAATCATATGGCATATGAGATTTAA
- the mreD gene encoding rod shape-determining protein MreD, translated as MLQSAKLKYIFPIGFFLSLFLDGSINLIFSGSLFAYPYSMVSNLTILWLVLGIFFEGETNLPIATWAAGVGLVFDWYYTGVFGVNMFILPVMVLLIQWVKVFYKPTFLSILLTFFLALTLYESAFYIVFEMVHYTTITSSVFVAYNLAPTLALNLCFFVILYLPIKSLFRHTRGANFRSID; from the coding sequence ATGTTACAAAGTGCAAAATTAAAATATATTTTCCCAATTGGATTTTTTCTTTCATTATTTTTGGATGGTTCAATTAATTTAATTTTTTCAGGATCGCTTTTTGCTTATCCCTACTCAATGGTGAGCAATTTGACCATTTTATGGTTGGTGTTGGGCATCTTTTTTGAAGGAGAGACTAACCTCCCGATTGCCACATGGGCAGCTGGTGTAGGGCTTGTGTTTGATTGGTATTATACTGGTGTGTTTGGCGTGAACATGTTCATTCTGCCAGTGATGGTACTTCTTATTCAGTGGGTCAAAGTTTTCTATAAGCCCACGTTTCTTTCGATTCTGTTAACTTTCTTTTTAGCCTTGACCTTGTATGAAAGTGCTTTTTATATCGTTTTTGAAATGGTTCACTATACAACTATTACATCATCGGTTTTTGTGGCGTATAATCTTGCCCCCACATTGGCATTAAATTTATGCTTTTTTGTAATCTTGTATTTGCCAATCAAAAGTCTTTTCCGGCATACGCGGGGAGCTAATTTTAGAAGTATAGATTAA
- the mreC gene encoding rod shape-determining protein MreC: MQKFFSNRKLVIAVICVIIAVGLVTLSVTTRKKSTTPIIQKVGNDAVAVVDRVVAYPMNAISNTSKALNSMINTYQENERLKGKVDQLEAVRSRDQALKQENKQLKQQVSLKKTMTDYKLVAATVISRAPSSWQNIVVINKGTLSGIKKNQSVVAGEGLVGRVIEASYSTSKVELISDSSDSANRFAIQVQDETGNSVNGIVTSFDKETNEIVMGQVTSKAKISKGTLVTTSGLGGVTPKGLYVGKVVDTKKNSSGLATEVYIKPAADMSSINVVSVAELK, from the coding sequence ATGCAAAAGTTTTTTTCGAATCGAAAGTTAGTAATCGCTGTAATCTGTGTGATTATCGCGGTTGGTTTAGTGACCCTATCTGTAACGACTCGAAAAAAGTCTACGACACCAATTATCCAAAAAGTGGGTAATGATGCAGTTGCAGTGGTTGATCGAGTAGTTGCTTATCCAATGAATGCGATTAGTAACACTTCAAAAGCATTAAACTCGATGATTAATACTTATCAAGAAAATGAACGATTAAAAGGAAAAGTGGATCAGCTAGAAGCAGTGCGTTCACGAGATCAAGCTTTAAAACAAGAAAATAAACAGTTAAAGCAACAAGTAAGTTTGAAGAAAACAATGACTGACTATAAATTAGTTGCGGCTACTGTTATTTCACGTGCGCCTTCTTCTTGGCAGAACATTGTAGTGATCAATAAAGGAACTTTATCTGGCATTAAGAAAAACCAATCCGTAGTGGCAGGTGAAGGTCTGGTTGGACGAGTAATCGAAGCTAGCTATTCGACCAGTAAGGTTGAACTAATTAGTGATAGTAGTGACTCAGCAAACCGCTTCGCAATTCAAGTGCAAGATGAAACTGGAAATTCGGTTAATGGGATCGTTACAAGTTTTGATAAAGAAACAAATGAAATTGTGATGGGACAGGTCACGTCAAAAGCTAAGATTTCAAAAGGCACTTTAGTGACAACCTCAGGGTTAGGTGGCGTTACACCCAAGGGATTATATGTTGGTAAAGTTGTTGATACGAAGAAAAATAGCAGCGGTTTAGCTACTGAGGTGTACATCAAACCCGCTGCTGATATGAGTAGTATTAATGTGGTCTCAGTTGCGGAACTGAAGTAA
- the radC gene encoding RadC family protein, translating to MEKFRQITESRKEYDEMNQFTNEELLQIFLQNQIGVNKIADEIGQFWDAVPDLSLFSLLYNSEKKTIFSDYPEVNRQFLAAVELGRRIELAPQKIVGEIFGSRQIGEKLISIQRRYRQEQLILLCLNTKNKIIFEKVIFKGSLNSATVHPREIFFEALRVGTNKIMVTHNHPSGEISPSKQDIKFTKRLKECGILMGIEVLNHIITGSDNYYSFAEQHLI from the coding sequence ATGGAAAAGTTTAGACAGATTACAGAGTCTCGTAAAGAGTATGATGAAATGAATCAATTTACGAACGAGGAATTGCTACAAATTTTTTTGCAAAATCAGATTGGTGTAAATAAAATTGCTGATGAGATTGGCCAATTTTGGGATGCAGTGCCGGATTTGTCGTTATTTTCGTTATTATATAATTCAGAAAAAAAGACGATTTTTTCTGATTATCCAGAAGTTAATCGGCAGTTTTTGGCGGCAGTTGAACTGGGCCGAAGAATTGAATTAGCTCCGCAAAAGATAGTTGGTGAGATTTTTGGTAGTCGCCAAATTGGTGAAAAGCTTATCAGTATTCAGCGCAGATATCGGCAAGAGCAGCTTATATTGCTATGTTTAAATACCAAGAATAAGATTATTTTTGAAAAGGTAATTTTTAAAGGAAGCTTAAACTCTGCAACGGTTCACCCACGGGAAATCTTTTTTGAGGCTTTAAGAGTGGGAACCAATAAAATTATGGTTACGCACAACCATCCAAGTGGAGAAATTAGCCCCTCTAAACAGGATATTAAATTTACTAAACGTCTAAAGGAATGTGGCATCTTAATGGGCATTGAAGTGTTGAACCATATAATTACTGGTAGTGATAATTATTATAGTTTTGCGGAACAACATTTAATTTAA